The sequence TTCAGCTGGCGCATATTCATCAGCTTCGGACTTCTGCTCGCCTTTCTGATGCTGCTTGTATCGGGAGTCATTCTCTATATCTCTCCTCCCGGAAGGGTGGCGAACTGGACCGACTGGCGAATGCTCGGTCTGACCAAAACAGCATGGGCCAATCAGCACTCGATTTTCGGCTTCGCGTTCGCTCTTCTCTCGATATTCCATCTTTTCGTCATCAACTGGAAGGCGTTTTTTTCGTACCTCAAAGCCAAGTCAGCCATCGGCCTGAAAAGTCCGGTCGAGCTGTTCGGCAGCATCCTGCTTGCGCTGCTCTTCGGGTTCGGCACCTACTTTTCCATCCAGCCTTTTTCGGCGGTTATCGATTTCGGCGACAACGTTTCGGCTTCATGGGAGCAAAGGGACAAACAGCCCCCCGTACCTCATGCCGAGATCATGACGCTTGTCGAACTCGCACAGCAGCCGGGGCTTGGCGGTGATGCCGAAGCTCTGAAAGCGAAGCTCGAAAAAGCCGGATACACGGTTGGTTCGGTTCAGGAGACTCTTGCGGACATAGCAATCAGGAACAAGACAACGGCGGAAAAGATCTACAGGGATATCGCTCCTGAAAAAAGCGGAGCGAAGAAGCTTCCTTCCGAAGGGCTTGGCCGTAAAACCCTGCAGGAGATAGCCGACGCCCAGGGAATATCGGTCACTTCGCTGCAGATGGCGCTTCGCCAGAAAGAGATTGAAGCCGAACCCGGCATGACCCTGAAAGCGATAGCCGAAAGGAACCATATCGAAATGAGCGAGTTACGCGGGATGATCGAAACCATGATCAGCCCGTAAGAACGCCCGGAATGGCGGAGGAGGGACTTCCATCCCTCCTCGAACTCGAATATCTCGTGTTATACCTTCTCTCTTGAACCGCAAGGCTGCAATCAAATCAGTTCACGCAGACAAAGCGGGCGACACGCCCTCGGCGAGACGAAATCCTTCGAATGGCCGCTGTATGCCATTTTTCATGATTTCTGCCCGTTTATTGTGTGCAACCCGCCAGCCCTATCCCGGTCAACTGCCGGAAGGCATCACCAAAGAGAGCCTTGCAAAAGGCCGCATTTCCGTCCTTCGCAATCCTGACATCGCTCATCTCCTGTACTTGCCGGCCCTGAAAGCAGGGTTGATCGAGATGACGATTCCCGATAAACCCACAAGCCGCATGCTGCAATACCGCCGGACAAATAAGGGATTACTCTTGCAAAAGGTTAAAACGCTCGTTGATCGAGCGAATTAATGTACTCAAGAGAGCAGGGAGGTTTACTTCGCTGAATCAATCTGTACCAGGTCGCCCCCTGCACGCCATCTAACCCCACTCCGGAAACATCGAGCCATGGGTATGCCGGAAAGTGACCGTGGTGGGGGAGAGGCAACAGTCGCCCGGTTTATTGCTATTCTTGCCTGACTGTGCGCATACGAAACGACGGATCGAAGTTTTCCGGGTATTCCCGATTAGGCACGCAGTGCGTACAGAATAGAGCTGGACACATTATCGGACGTTATTGCAAGTCCGTAGCATGGAAGCCCGAATATTAATATCGTAATTGCTTTTATTTGATGTGTTTGTTTTGTAAATAACTTGTGCGGATTTTGTGCAATGATTTCTCAGGGGCTGTTTATTCTGACGCATACGCCTGCTTGAAAACGATACATGCAACCGATTTCCAGCAGCCCCTCATCTGTTCATACTCAGTATCACTATAAAAGTTTTTTCTCTATAGGACAGCTTATGTCCCATGTCCGGGTTTATAATGCTATCGGGCTCCACCCAATGAAGCGATCCGGACGCGAAATAACGTTTAAGGGGTGACCAAATCAACCTGAAGTATTCTTGTTATGAGACAATCCAGACCCCCGCTGGTTCGCATGCAACATATCGACCGGGAACTTCGCAATAACTGTTACCCGAACTGCACCACAGTTGCCCGTTACTTTGAAGCAAGTCGTAAGACTATTCAGCGCGACATCGAGTACATGCGTGACTTGCTGCATGCCCCGATTGAATACGACAAAAAGAAAAAGGGCTATTTCTATAACAAAGAATGGACCTTTATGCCTTCCACATTTCTTGACCGACAGGAAGCAGAAGCGCTGAAAGCCACAAAGAAAGTCCTCTCCCAGTATCAGGGAACCCCCTATTATCAGGAAATCAGCAGCGCGCTTGACAAAATTCTGCAGTATCTGCCTGCCTCACATTCCGAAAACGGCATTCTTGACATCTATTCGTTCGAGCAAACGGCATCTTCAGAAATCGACACAAAAAGTTTTACCCTGCTCGATGAAGCAATCCGCAACAATCGGAAAATCGGCATAACCTACCACGCCTCATCAAAACAGGCGGAAACCGAGCGGACGGTTCACCCTTATCGGTTGCACTACGATCAATCTAAAAGCACCTGGTATCTGATTGCCTTCTGCGAACTGCGGCAAGCCACAAGAACCTTCGCCGTCAACAGAATCAGATCCATCACCCCATGCGCAACCGGGTTCACCATTCCGGAATCCTTTTCAATCGAAAAGTATCTCGAACAGACCTTCGATCAATGTGCCGGCGTCGAAGAGCAAGCAATCGTCATACGTTTTACCCCATATCAGTCACAGTGGATAAAGGAGCACCGCTGGCACCCGACGCAACAGATCGAGGAACACGAGGATGGATCGATCACTCTGCATATGAAGGTCAGCGCACTCGATGCGGTTAAACGCTGGGTCATGCGCTACGGCAAAGAAGCCGAAGTGCTTGAGCCTGAAGAGTTGAGGGATATGATCAGGGATGAGGTTCGGGTGATGGGTGCGATGTATGCGATGATATTGTAAAGAATGGCTTAATTGGTGTATATTTTTGTTATAACATAAATACCTCGAAAAATACAAATGAGGCTTAAGTTAACCCTCCGGCAACAACGCCCAGTAGAGCGAATACCTCTGAATCACAGCCATCATTTGGCTGCCGTGATATACAGTACCCTTTCCAAATCCTCATCTGAATTTGCAACTGTTTTGCATGACAAGGGGTATGCTCCTGAAGGGAGCCGGCAAAAATTCAAATATTTCACCTTTTCAAGCCTTCAGATTCCGATCCGAACAATTGATAGCGGAGAAATTGTTTCCCGCTCCCGTCAGATAACGTTCTATCTCTCGTCGCCGAAGGAAGAGTTTCTCCAGCATCTGATTCTTGGCCTGTTTGCCGAAGGGTCATTGCGGATTCATAATGCAGTATTCAGCAAGGAGTGTATCGAAAAGCTGCCTGAACCCGAATGGACGGAGAACATGACTTTTTCAATGCTGTCGCCGCTCGCCGTATCGGTCTATCGCGATCCATCAGCAGGTATGAATACGAAGGAATATCTGCGTTATGACGACAGCCGTCTTTCTGATATGCTCTTGCATAATCTGCAGGCGAAGTATCGCGGTTTGTTTGGCTGCGAACCTCCGGAAAATGACATTCCCTTTTCGGTGAGGTTTGAAGAAGCGTATCTCAAAAGAGTGCGGGAGAAAGGCAGGAGCGTAGAAAAGCTGATCACCATCAAGGACTACAGCGGAAAAGAGACCAGGGTCAAGGCTATACAATGTCCCTTTACAGTGACCGGTGACCCCGAATTGATCAAGGTCGGCTATGAGTGCGGATTCGGGGAGAACAACCCGATGGGGTTCGGCATGGTGAAAGTGAGTTAGCGAATAGAGTCCCTTGTTCGATAATTTCCCTTGTTCGATAATAAACAATAATCTATTTTCCCCAGAACAAGATTTATCGAACATAGTATAAATTCGAA comes from Chlorobium limicola DSM 245 and encodes:
- a CDS encoding DUF4405 domain-containing protein produces the protein MKKSFSWRIFISFGLLLAFLMLLVSGVILYISPPGRVANWTDWRMLGLTKTAWANQHSIFGFAFALLSIFHLFVINWKAFFSYLKAKSAIGLKSPVELFGSILLALLFGFGTYFSIQPFSAVIDFGDNVSASWEQRDKQPPVPHAEIMTLVELAQQPGLGGDAEALKAKLEKAGYTVGSVQETLADIAIRNKTTAEKIYRDIAPEKSGAKKLPSEGLGRKTLQEIADAQGISVTSLQMALRQKEIEAEPGMTLKAIAERNHIEMSELRGMIETMISP
- a CDS encoding Fic family protein — encoded protein: MNRKAAIKSVHADKAGDTPSARRNPSNGRCMPFFMISARLLCATRQPYPGQLPEGITKESLAKGRISVLRNPDIAHLLYLPALKAGLIEMTIPDKPTSRMLQYRRTNKGLLLQKVKTLVDRAN
- a CDS encoding helix-turn-helix transcriptional regulator gives rise to the protein MRQSRPPLVRMQHIDRELRNNCYPNCTTVARYFEASRKTIQRDIEYMRDLLHAPIEYDKKKKGYFYNKEWTFMPSTFLDRQEAEALKATKKVLSQYQGTPYYQEISSALDKILQYLPASHSENGILDIYSFEQTASSEIDTKSFTLLDEAIRNNRKIGITYHASSKQAETERTVHPYRLHYDQSKSTWYLIAFCELRQATRTFAVNRIRSITPCATGFTIPESFSIEKYLEQTFDQCAGVEEQAIVIRFTPYQSQWIKEHRWHPTQQIEEHEDGSITLHMKVSALDAVKRWVMRYGKEAEVLEPEELRDMIRDEVRVMGAMYAMIL
- the cas6 gene encoding CRISPR-associated endoribonuclease Cas6; translated protein: MRLKLTLRQQRPVERIPLNHSHHLAAVIYSTLSKSSSEFATVLHDKGYAPEGSRQKFKYFTFSSLQIPIRTIDSGEIVSRSRQITFYLSSPKEEFLQHLILGLFAEGSLRIHNAVFSKECIEKLPEPEWTENMTFSMLSPLAVSVYRDPSAGMNTKEYLRYDDSRLSDMLLHNLQAKYRGLFGCEPPENDIPFSVRFEEAYLKRVREKGRSVEKLITIKDYSGKETRVKAIQCPFTVTGDPELIKVGYECGFGENNPMGFGMVKVS